ACCGCGGCTGCCCCGCCGCCGGTTGATCGGGGTATCCGCTTGGGTCACGATATGCGATTCTGCGCCGTCAGGCACGCCGGGCGGAGCTCGCCCGGCAAGGCTGGCGCCGCAGCCCGGCAGCGGGTTCGGCAAGGCAGCAAAGCAGGCCCGGCGGAGGCAGCAATAAGCGATGAGCGAAGGCCCGAATACCCCGCTACTTGACCAGGTTCGCACCGTCGCCGACCTGCGCCGTCTGCCGGAGTCGCAGCTCGACCGGTTGGCCGGGGAATTGCGCTCTTTCCTGTTGGCCTCGGTGGGCAGGAGCGGCGGGCATCTGGCCGCCGGGCTGGGAGCGGTGGAACTCACGGTCGCCCTGCATTACCTGTTCGATACGCCCCATGACCGCCTGGTCTGGGACGTGGGTCACCAGGCCTACCCGCATAAGGCGCTGACCGGCCGCCGCGACCGCCTGGATACCATACGCAGCCGGGGCGGGCTGGCGCCTTTCCCCAAACGCGACGAGAGCGAGTTCGACACCTTCGGCGTCGGCCATTCCAGCACTTCGATCAGCGCGGCCCTGGGGATGGCCATTGCCGCGCGGCGCCGGGGGCGGCGGCGGCGGGTCGTGGCCGTGATCGGCGACGGCGGCTTGACGGCGGGGCTGGCCTTCGAGGCGTTGAATCACGCCGGCTGCCTGAACGAGGATCTGCTGGTCGTTCTCAACGACAACGATATGTCCATCTCGCGCAACGTCGGCGCCTTGTCCCGGCGCTTTGCCCAGGTGCTCTCCGGCAAGCTGTACGCGACGGTGCGCGAGGGCAGCAAGAAGGTGCTGGCCCGCATGCCCAGCGTGCGGGAGCTGGCGCGCCGCACCGAGGAGCATATCAAGGGCTTGATCGTGCCCGGCACCCTGTTCGAGGAATTCGGCTTCAATTACATCGGCCCCATAGACGGCCACGACCTGGGCGCCCTGCTGGCCGCGATCCGCAACATCAAGGAGCTGCCGGGGCCGCAGTTTTTGCACGTGATTACCACCAAGGGCAAGGGCTATGCTCCGGCCGAGCAAGACCCGGTGAAGTACCACGGCGTGACGCCTTTCGATCCCGAGCGCGGCTTGTCTCCGTCCCAGCCCGGCGCGCCCACCTACAGCAAGGTCTTCGGCGACTGGCTCTGCGACCTGGCCGGGCGCGACGAGCGCCTGGTAGCCATCACTCCGGCGATGCGCGAGGGCTCCGGGATGGTGGAGTTTGCGCGGCGTTTCCCGGATCGCTACTTCGACGTGGGGATTGCCGAACAGCACAGCGTGACGCTGGCGGCGGGCATGGCCTGCGAAGGGCTGAAGCCGGTGGTGGCGATCTATTCCACTTTTCTGCAGCGCGCCTACGACCAGGCGATCCACGATGTGGCCAACCAGGGTCTGGCAGTGCTGTTCGCCATCGATCGCGCGGGTCTGGTGGGGGCCGACGGCCCCACGCACAACGGCTCTTACGACCTTAGCTATCTGCGCTGTCTGCCGGGCATGGTGGTGATGGCGCCGGCAGACGAAAACGAGTGCCGGCGGATGCTGCAAACGGGCTTTTTGCTCGAGCGCCCGGCCGCGGTCCGTTATCCGCGCGGCGCCGGCCCCGGGGTCGCCGTGGACCGGGAGGCCGCTGCCCTGGTCCTGGGCAAGGGGGAGTTGCGCCGCCGCGGCAGGGAGATCGCCATTCTGGCCTTCGGCGCCGCGGTCGCGGCCGCCGAGCGGGCGGGCGGGGAGCTGGATGCCACCGTCGCCAATATGCGCTTTGTGAAACCCCTGGACGAGGAGTTGATCCTGGAGCTGGCCGCACGGCATCGCTGGCTGATTACCGTCGAGGAGAACGTAGTGCAGGGCGGCGCCGGCAGCGCCGTGAACGAGGTGTTGACGGCCCATGGCTGTGCCGGCGCCTTTTGTCACGGCTTGCCCGACCGCCTGATCCCCCATGGCAGCCGGGACGACATGCTGCGCGACGCCGGGCTGACGGCAGAGGGTTTGCTGCGCTTTATCCGCGAGCGCCTGCGCGGGGCGGGGGGCGCGAGCGCGGCGCGGGCGCGTTGAAACCGCCGCGGGGCCCCGAGCGCCCCGAGCGCCGTATGTGCTGGAAATTTCTATGGTTGCAGCAATTATCTATATTTATGGTGTAAAATATAGCGAGCAGGGATGTTTTTGGGAACGGAAAAGAATATTGCGTCGCCTGGATCGTCGGACGCAGCCGAGGCATAGAATCTTGAGCAGAGATTCGGAGAAAGAGACAGATCGCGTTGCCGCAACGCCACCGCGTTCCGCACTTGGCGCCGGGACCGATACTACGGTGATCCCCTCCTTGTCCGATGCGGACCAGCGGCTGCTCGTTGCCGCCGGCGCGGGAGACGCGAAGGCCGTGCGCGCCGCCCTGGGGGCAGGGGCGCGGGTCAACATTGCCGACCGGCGGGGGCCTGGCGCCGCTTTGCGGCGCTCTGCGCTCCGGGGGCACAGAGACGCAGTCTGCGAATTGCTGCGCGCCGGGGCGGACCCTCGTTGCGTGGATGTGCAGGAGGTCTCTTCCATTCCCTTGCGCGCGCTGCTCGTTCGGCAGCGCGCCAAGTGCGAGCAGAGGGTCTCCGCGGTCCGTTCCGGCGAGCGGACGGTGCCTCCGGCATTCCCGGCAGCAAAGCGGGGCCCGGTCAAGAAGGCGGCGCCCAGGGCCGCTGTCGCGGCGGCCGCCGCCCCGACCAGGCCGACCGGGCAGGGCAATCCGGAGCGGATGATGAATGCGGTCCGGGAGGGGGATATATCCGTGGTGCAGGAGGAGTTGCAGGCTGGCGTGGACGTGCATGCCCGCGACGATGCCGCGCTGGTGATTGCGTCTTATCATGGCCATTGCGATATCGTGAAGCTGCTGCTCGACATGGGCGCGGACGTCCACGCCAGCGACCAGTGGGGGCCGGAGGCCGCCCTGCGCCATGCCGCCTTTTTCGGTTGGTTCGGGATCGCCGAGGAGTTGCTGCAACGCGGCGCGGATGTGGAACTCCGGCCGGAGATCCTGACCGACGCGATCGAACGCGGCAAGTTGGACATCGTAAAGCTTTTGCTGGAGTTCGGCGTGGACCCCAACCTGCCGGACGTTTCGGGCGCGGCGGGCGGCCCGTTGCGGGTCGCGGCGGATGTCGGCAACGCGCAGGTTGCCGCTTTGCTGCTCAAGCATGGCGCCGACCCCGCGCATGTCGAGCACGACAGGGTGCGTACGGAACGGGTGCGGGAGCTGTTGCAGGCGGCGCGCCGTTCGGATTGAGCGCCGCGCCCCGGTGCGGCGCGGCGCGGCGGCCGTTGTTGTCGCTCAGTCCTGCCGTTTCGGCGGCGGGGGGCGGATGCGGTCCGGCGTGTGGATCTCTTCCAGGTAGGGATCCTGGTGAATGATTACCTGGGCATGAGGGAACAGGCTGCGCAGCCGCCCCTCCGCTTTTTCGGCCACGTCGTGCGCCTCGCGCAGGCTGAGGCTGCCGTCCAATTCGATGTGGAACTGGATGAAGATATGGGGACCCGAGGCGCGGGTGCGCAGGTCGTGCATGGCCCGTATCTTGGAGTCGGCGAAGACGGCGCCGACGATCTCCTGCCGTTGCGATTCCAGCAACTCCCGGTCCATCAGCATGTCCCAGGCGACCCTGCCGATCCGCCACGCGGTATGCAGGATGTAGCCGGCGATCGCCAGCCCTGTGACCGGGTCCGCCAGCGCCCATTGCGGTCTGGAGCTGAGCGACAATGCGAGGATCACCGCGCCGCCGGTCAGCAGATCGCTTTTGTAGTGCAGGGCGTCGGCTTGCACGGCCAGCGATCCTGAGCGGCGCGCCGCGTAGTTCTGGAAGCACACCAGGGCGGCGGTGACCGCGATGGAGAACAGCATGATCGCGATCCCTGTCTTGCCGTAGGCCGGGGGGACGGGGTTCAGCAGGCGCCCCAGCGCCTCGAACAGCAGGAACACCGCCGAGCCGCAGATAAACGCGGACTGCCCCAGGGCGGCCAGGGGCTCCGCCTTGCCGTGGCCGAAGCGGTGCTCCGAGTCGGGCGGGGTCAGGGCGTGGCGTACCGCGAACAGGGTGATCAGCGAGGCGGTGCTGTCCAGCGCCGAGTCTATCAGGCTGGCAAGCAGGCTGATCGAGTCCGTCAGTCGCCAGGCGGCGAATTTTACGATCAGCAACAGCAGGGCGACGCTTACCGAGGCGTAGGTGGCCCAGCGCGCCAGCCGGTGTCCGGCGTCGGCGCTGCCGGCGTCCGTTCCAGGCTGCTTCAATATGGCCGCTCCAGCAGGGTCCGCGCCTGCGTCCAGACTGCGTCGAACATCTCTTGGCTCAGGAGGCCGGTAAAAGTGTTCTGTTGGCTGGGGTGGTAGCAGCCCAGCAGCGTCAGCGTCCGGGCGCCCGTCTTCGCGGGCCCGGCCTCCAGGCATAATTCGGCGCCGTGGCGAAAGGGCGGGCGCGGCCGCGGCGGCGGCAGGCCGCAGTCGGCCAGCGAGCGCAGGAGTTGGTGCCAGGCGAAACCTCCCAGCGCCACCGCCACCCGTATGTGGCCCAGCAGCAGGGACAGCTCCCTGGCCAGGAAGGGCGCGCAGTTGCGCCGCTCCTGCGGCGTGGGGCGGTTTTGCGGCGGGGCGCAGCGTACCGCAGCGGTGATCCACGCCTGGCGCAGGCGCAGGCCGTCGCCGCGGGCGCTGGAGTCCGGGCGGCTGGCGAAGCCCGCCTTGTGCAACGACCGGTACAGCCATATGCCGGAGCGGTCGCCGGTGAACGCGCGGCCGGTGCGGTTCGAGCCGTGGGCGCCGGGGGCGAGGCCGACGATCAGCAGCCGCGGGCGCGGGTCGCCGAAACCGGGCACCGGCAGGCTCCAGTACGGCTCCAGCGGCCGCCGCCGGCCCGCCTGCCGCCGCCATGCGACCAGCCGCGGGCAGCGCCGGCAGGCCAGCACTTCGCCCTCGAGTTGCGCCAGCGCGGCCGGCAGGCGCAGTCCCTCGCCGGTCGCGGGCGGCGTGCGTTCCTTGCCAGGCATCTTGCCTATGCAGTATATCTGCAATATTCCCTGCCGCCGCCGGGCGCGCCGCGCCAGGGCAACGGGGGTCGTGCCGCGAGACGCGGCGGGAGGTGTATTTTGCTGTCGGTTCCGGTTCTGCCGTGAGCGCTGTTTGGCAGGCGGTTGCGCCGCACCGGCGCTTCCTGGTCGTGCTGTTCTGTTGCAGCCTGCTGACGCTGCTGGCCTTCGGCATACGCCAGTGTTTCGGCTTGTTCCTGCCGGCCTTTTCCGCGGCCCACGGCGGCGGCGGGGCGCATTGGTTCGGGCTCGCCATTGCCCTGCAGAATCTGTTGTGGGGGTTGCTTTCGCCGCTGTTCGGGGGCGTGGCCGACCGCTGGGGCGCGGCCCGCGTCGCCGCCGGCGGCGGGCTGGTCTATGCCCTGGGTTTAGTGCTCATGGCCTTCGGACTGCATTCCCCGGCGGTGGTGATCGGCAGCCAGGCGCTGGTGGGGCTGGGTTTGTCCGGCTGCGGCTTTTCGGTGGCGCTGGGCGCCGTGGGGCGCGCGGCGCCGCCCCGTTGGCGCTCGCAGGCGCTGGGCCTTACTACCGCCGCCGGCTCCTTCGGCCATTTTGCGCTGACGCCGCTGGTCGGCGGCTGGCTGGCCGCCTGGGGCTGGGGCGCCGCCTTGCTGGCGTTGGCGGCCCTGGCGGCCCTGACGATCCCGGCGGCCGCCGGCTTGCGGGCGCCGGGCGGCGGCGCGGTCGCGCCGCCGCCGCTGCGCCCCGTCCTCGCGGTCGCGTTCGGCAGCCGCGATTACTGGCTTCTGAGCGCGGGCTTTTTTGTTTGCGGCTGGCAGGTGGTGTTCATCGCCACGTATTTGCCCAGCCACGTCGTCGGGCATGGATTGGCGCCGCACTGGGGGCATTGGGCGCTGTCCCTGATCGGTTTGTTCAATATTTTCGGCACCCTGGCCTGCGGCTGGCTGGGCGCTTCTTGCTCCAAGCGCATGCTCCTGACCTGGCTGTACGCCTTGCGTTCGCTGGTGATCCTGTGCTTTTTGCTGGCGCCTCCGACGCCGTTGCGCCTGCTGCTGTTCAGCGCCTGCATCGGCCTGCTCTGGCTGGGCACCGTGCCGCTGACCAGCGGCCTGGTGGCGGACCTCTGCGGCACTCCCTATCTTTCCCTGCTCTACGGCGGCGTATTCCTGGC
The genomic region above belongs to Gammaproteobacteria bacterium and contains:
- the dxs gene encoding 1-deoxy-D-xylulose-5-phosphate synthase — translated: MSEGPNTPLLDQVRTVADLRRLPESQLDRLAGELRSFLLASVGRSGGHLAAGLGAVELTVALHYLFDTPHDRLVWDVGHQAYPHKALTGRRDRLDTIRSRGGLAPFPKRDESEFDTFGVGHSSTSISAALGMAIAARRRGRRRRVVAVIGDGGLTAGLAFEALNHAGCLNEDLLVVLNDNDMSISRNVGALSRRFAQVLSGKLYATVREGSKKVLARMPSVRELARRTEEHIKGLIVPGTLFEEFGFNYIGPIDGHDLGALLAAIRNIKELPGPQFLHVITTKGKGYAPAEQDPVKYHGVTPFDPERGLSPSQPGAPTYSKVFGDWLCDLAGRDERLVAITPAMREGSGMVEFARRFPDRYFDVGIAEQHSVTLAAGMACEGLKPVVAIYSTFLQRAYDQAIHDVANQGLAVLFAIDRAGLVGADGPTHNGSYDLSYLRCLPGMVVMAPADENECRRMLQTGFLLERPAAVRYPRGAGPGVAVDREAAALVLGKGELRRRGREIAILAFGAAVAAAERAGGELDATVANMRFVKPLDEELILELAARHRWLITVEENVVQGGAGSAVNEVLTAHGCAGAFCHGLPDRLIPHGSRDDMLRDAGLTAEGLLRFIRERLRGAGGASAARAR
- a CDS encoding ankyrin repeat domain-containing protein — translated: MSRDSEKETDRVAATPPRSALGAGTDTTVIPSLSDADQRLLVAAGAGDAKAVRAALGAGARVNIADRRGPGAALRRSALRGHRDAVCELLRAGADPRCVDVQEVSSIPLRALLVRQRAKCEQRVSAVRSGERTVPPAFPAAKRGPVKKAAPRAAVAAAAAPTRPTGQGNPERMMNAVREGDISVVQEELQAGVDVHARDDAALVIASYHGHCDIVKLLLDMGADVHASDQWGPEAALRHAAFFGWFGIAEELLQRGADVELRPEILTDAIERGKLDIVKLLLEFGVDPNLPDVSGAAGGPLRVAADVGNAQVAALLLKHGADPAHVEHDRVRTERVRELLQAARRSD
- a CDS encoding cation diffusion facilitator family transporter, producing MKQPGTDAGSADAGHRLARWATYASVSVALLLLIVKFAAWRLTDSISLLASLIDSALDSTASLITLFAVRHALTPPDSEHRFGHGKAEPLAALGQSAFICGSAVFLLFEALGRLLNPVPPAYGKTGIAIMLFSIAVTAALVCFQNYAARRSGSLAVQADALHYKSDLLTGGAVILALSLSSRPQWALADPVTGLAIAGYILHTAWRIGRVAWDMLMDRELLESQRQEIVGAVFADSKIRAMHDLRTRASGPHIFIQFHIELDGSLSLREAHDVAEKAEGRLRSLFPHAQVIIHQDPYLEEIHTPDRIRPPPPKRQD
- a CDS encoding uracil-DNA glycosylase, yielding MPGKERTPPATGEGLRLPAALAQLEGEVLACRRCPRLVAWRRQAGRRRPLEPYWSLPVPGFGDPRPRLLIVGLAPGAHGSNRTGRAFTGDRSGIWLYRSLHKAGFASRPDSSARGDGLRLRQAWITAAVRCAPPQNRPTPQERRNCAPFLARELSLLLGHIRVAVALGGFAWHQLLRSLADCGLPPPRPRPPFRHGAELCLEAGPAKTGARTLTLLGCYHPSQQNTFTGLLSQEMFDAVWTQARTLLERPY
- a CDS encoding MFS transporter, yielding MSAVWQAVAPHRRFLVVLFCCSLLTLLAFGIRQCFGLFLPAFSAAHGGGGAHWFGLAIALQNLLWGLLSPLFGGVADRWGAARVAAGGGLVYALGLVLMAFGLHSPAVVIGSQALVGLGLSGCGFSVALGAVGRAAPPRWRSQALGLTTAAGSFGHFALTPLVGGWLAAWGWGAALLALAALAALTIPAAAGLRAPGGGAVAPPPLRPVLAVAFGSRDYWLLSAGFFVCGWQVVFIATYLPSHVVGHGLAPHWGHWALSLIGLFNIFGTLACGWLGASCSKRMLLTWLYALRSLVILCFLLAPPTPLRLLLFSACIGLLWLGTVPLTSGLVADLCGTPYLSLLYGGVFLAHQLGSFLGAWLGGLLYDRLGDYGPMWQLSAMLGLLAAVLHWAIREPPPQPAPAV